One genomic segment of Occultella kanbiaonis includes these proteins:
- the tdh gene encoding L-threonine 3-dehydrogenase has translation MKALLKAGPRAGLDLVDAPEPEPDSRDVKIRVLTTGICGTDLHILNWDAWAAGAVSAPLIPGHEFYGEVVEVGAEVREVRPGDRVSGEGHVVCGICRNCRAGRRQLCIHTASVGVQRNGAFAQYVVIPEENVWVHPGPDVIGPDLGAIFDPFGNAVHTALKFSVVGEDVLITGAGPIGLMAAAVVRHVGARYIAITDVSEARLELARHMGVDLALNVATTPIADAQRQLRLKEGFDVGLEMSGHAAALPEMIRNMNHGGRIAMLGLPSTPIDIDWSIVVTHMLTLQGIYGREMFETWNTMAAMLSSSPWLHNAISSVITDRLPATRWEHGFEVAAGGTSGKVVLDWTVFD, from the coding sequence CCCACGCGCGGGCCTGGACCTGGTCGACGCACCCGAGCCCGAGCCCGACTCACGGGACGTGAAGATCCGGGTGCTGACCACCGGGATCTGTGGCACCGACCTGCACATCCTGAACTGGGACGCCTGGGCCGCCGGCGCCGTCTCCGCGCCACTGATCCCGGGCCACGAGTTCTACGGAGAGGTGGTCGAGGTCGGTGCCGAGGTGCGTGAGGTCCGCCCCGGCGACCGGGTGTCCGGCGAGGGTCACGTGGTGTGCGGGATCTGTCGCAACTGCCGAGCCGGTCGGCGCCAGCTCTGCATCCACACCGCCAGCGTCGGGGTCCAGCGCAACGGGGCGTTCGCCCAGTACGTGGTGATCCCAGAGGAGAACGTCTGGGTGCACCCGGGACCCGACGTGATCGGCCCGGACCTCGGCGCGATCTTCGACCCGTTCGGCAATGCCGTGCACACCGCCCTGAAGTTCTCGGTGGTCGGCGAGGACGTGCTGATCACCGGCGCCGGGCCGATCGGGCTGATGGCGGCGGCCGTGGTCCGGCACGTCGGGGCCCGGTACATCGCAATCACCGACGTGTCCGAGGCACGCCTGGAACTGGCCCGGCACATGGGCGTCGACCTGGCCCTGAACGTGGCCACCACGCCGATCGCCGACGCCCAGCGCCAGCTGCGCCTGAAGGAGGGTTTCGACGTCGGCCTGGAGATGTCCGGGCACGCCGCGGCCCTGCCGGAGATGATCAGGAACATGAACCACGGTGGCCGGATCGCCATGCTCGGGCTGCCGAGCACCCCGATCGACATCGACTGGTCCATCGTGGTCACCCACATGCTCACCCTCCAGGGCATCTACGGCCGGGAGATGTTCGAGACGTGGAACACGATGGCCGCGATGCTCTCCTCGAGCCCGTGGCTGCACAACGCGATCTCGAGCGTGATCACCGACCGGCTGCCCGCCACCCGGTGGGAGCACGGCTTCGAGGTCGCCGCCGGCGGCACGTCGGGCAAGGTCGTGCTCGACTGGACCGTGTTCGACTAG
- a CDS encoding glycine C-acetyltransferase, producing MFTFASDLAGELAELREAGLYKQEREITSPQSAHISAAAGGPPREVLNFCANNYLGLADHPAIIAAAKRALDDRGFGMASVRFICGTQDTHLTLERRVSEFLGTDATILFSSCFDANGGVFESLFGPQDAIISDELNHASIIDGIRLSKAARYRYRNRDMADLEAQLRAATSQGDGGARRTIIVTDGVFSMDGYLAPLAAICDLADTYGALVMVDDSHAVGFMGATGAGTPEHAGVGGRIDIYTGTFGKALGGASGGYVSGRAEIVDLLRQRARPYLFSNSLAPSIVAATLRALDLVAGSADLRTRLFANAEAFRRRMTDEGFDLLDGEHPIVPVMFGDAVLASRVAALMLDHGVYVTAFSFPVVPRGKARIRVQLSAAHSPEDVETCVAAFVAARADATA from the coding sequence ATGTTCACGTTCGCCAGCGACCTGGCCGGCGAGCTCGCCGAGCTCCGTGAGGCCGGCCTGTACAAGCAGGAGCGGGAGATCACCAGCCCGCAGTCCGCACACATCAGCGCCGCGGCCGGTGGACCGCCGCGCGAGGTGCTGAACTTCTGCGCGAACAACTACCTGGGCCTGGCCGACCACCCGGCGATCATCGCCGCCGCGAAGCGGGCCCTGGACGATCGCGGCTTCGGGATGGCCTCCGTGCGGTTCATCTGCGGCACCCAGGACACCCACCTCACCCTGGAGCGCCGGGTCTCGGAGTTCCTCGGCACCGACGCCACGATCCTGTTCTCGTCCTGCTTCGACGCCAACGGCGGCGTGTTCGAGTCCCTCTTCGGGCCGCAGGACGCGATCATCTCCGACGAGCTGAACCACGCCTCGATCATCGACGGGATCCGGCTGTCCAAGGCGGCCCGGTACCGCTACCGCAACCGTGACATGGCCGACCTCGAGGCCCAGCTCCGGGCGGCCACGTCCCAGGGCGACGGCGGAGCGCGCCGGACGATCATCGTCACCGACGGCGTCTTCTCCATGGACGGCTACCTCGCGCCGCTCGCCGCCATCTGCGACCTCGCCGACACCTACGGCGCACTGGTCATGGTCGACGACTCCCACGCCGTCGGGTTCATGGGCGCCACCGGCGCCGGCACCCCCGAGCACGCGGGCGTGGGAGGGCGGATCGACATCTACACCGGCACGTTCGGCAAGGCCCTCGGCGGTGCGTCCGGCGGGTACGTCTCCGGCCGCGCCGAGATCGTGGACCTGCTCCGCCAGCGGGCCCGCCCGTACCTGTTCTCGAACTCGCTGGCGCCGTCGATCGTGGCTGCGACGTTGCGCGCACTGGACCTGGTGGCGGGCAGCGCGGACCTGCGGACGCGCCTGTTCGCCAACGCCGAGGCGTTCCGGCGCCGGATGACCGACGAGGGCTTCGACCTGCTCGACGGCGAGCACCCGATCGTGCCCGTGATGTTCGGCGACGCCGTGCTCGCCTCCAGGGTCGCCGCCCTGATGCTCGACCACGGCGTCTACGTCACGGCGTTCAGCTTCCCGGTGGTGCCGCGCGGGAAGGCCCGGATCCGCGTCCAGCTCTCCGCGGCGCACAGCCCCGAGGACGTCGAGACCTGTGTGGCCGCGTTCGTGGCCGCCCGCGCCGACGCGACCGCCTGA